From Macaca mulatta isolate MMU2019108-1 chromosome 1, T2T-MMU8v2.0, whole genome shotgun sequence, the proteins below share one genomic window:
- the FCRL6 gene encoding Fc receptor-like protein 6 isoform X8, protein MNVAIFRTGPMLLWMAVLLFVPCVGKTAWLYLQAWPNPVFEGDALTLQCQGWKNTPLSQVKFYRDGKFLHFSKENQTLSMGAATVQSRGQYSCTGQVWYIPQTFTLTSETTMVQVQELFPPPVLSAAPSPEPREGSLVTLRCQTKLHPLRSALRLLFSFYKDSHTLQDRGPHPELCIPGVKEGDSGLYWCEVATEGGQVQKQSPQLEVRVQAPVSRPVLTLHHGPTDPAVGDMVQLLCEAQRGSPPVLYLFYLDEKIVGNHSAPCGGNASLLFPVKSEQDAGNYSCEAENGVSRERSEPKKLSLKGSQVLSTPTSSNWLVPWLPASLLGMMVIAAALLVYLRPWRKAGPLPSQLPPPAPGGEQCPLYANVHHQKEKDEGVVYSVVHRTSKRSEARPAEFAAERKFYHLCRGEMPAAQ, encoded by the exons TTCcctgtgttgggaaaactg CCTGGCTGTACCTCCAAGCCTGGCCAAACCCTGTGTTTGAAGGCGATGCCCTGACTCTGCAATGTCAGGGGTGGAAGAATACACCACTGTCTCAGGTGAAGTTCTACAGAGATGGAAAATTCCTTCATTTCTCTAAGGAGAACCAGACTCTGTCCATGGGGGCAGCAACAGTGCAGAGCCGTGGCCAGTACAGCTGCACTGGGCAGGTGTGGTATATTCCACAGACATTCACACTAACTTCAGAGACTACCATGGTTCAAGTCCAAG AGCTGTTCCCACCTCCTGTGCTGAGTGCTGCCCCCTCTCCTGAGCCCCGAGAGGGTAGCCTGGTGACCCTGAGATGTCAGACAAAGCTGCATCCCCTGAGGTCAGCCTTGAGGCTCCTTTTCTCCTTCTACAAGGACAGCCACACCTTGCAGGACAGGGGCCCTCACCCAGAACTCTGCATCCCAGGAGTCAAGGAGGGAGACTCTGGGCTTTACTGGTGTGAGGTGGCCACCGAGGGTGGCCAGGTCCAGAAGCAGAGCCCCCAGCTGGAGGTCAGAGTGCAGG CTCCTGTGTCCCGTCCTGTGCTCACTCTGCACCACGGACCCACTGACCCTGCTGTGGGGGACATGGTGCAGCTCCTCTGTGAGGCCCAGAGGGGCTCCCCTCCAGTCCTGTACTTGTTCTACCTTGATGAGAAGATTGTGGGGAACCACTCAGCTCCCTGTGGTGGAAAcgcctccctcctcttcccagtGAAGTCAGAGCAGGATGCTGGGAACTACTCCTGCGAGGCTGAGAACGGTGTCTCCAGAGAGAGGAGTGAGCCCAAGAAGCTCTCCCTGAAGG GTTCTCAAGTCTTGTCCACTCCCACCAGCAGCAACTGGCTGGTTCCTTGGCTGCCTGCGAGCCTGCTTGGCATGATGGTCATTGCTGCTGCACTTCTGGTTTATTTGAGACCCTGGAGAAAAGCTG GGCCCCTTCCATCCCAGCTacctcccccagctccaggtggAGAGCAGTGCCCACTATATGCCAATG TGCATCaccagaaagagaaagatgaaggtGTTGTCTACTCTGTGGTGCATAGAACCTCAAAGAGGAGTGAAG CCAGGCCTGCTGAGTTTGCCGCGGAGAGAAAG TTCTATCATCTATGCAGAGGTGAGATGCCTGCAGCCCAGTGA
- the FCRL6 gene encoding Fc receptor-like protein 6 isoform X9, whose product MLPSLGPMLLWMAVLLFVPCVGKTAWLYLQAWPNPVFEGDALTLQCQGWKNTPLSQVKFYRDGKFLHFSKENQTLSMGAATVQSRGQYSCTGQVWYIPQTFTLTSETTMVQVQELFPPPVLSAAPSPEPREGSLVTLRCQTKLHPLRSALRLLFSFYKDSHTLQDRGPHPELCIPGVKEGDSGLYWCEVATEGGQVQKQSPQLEVRVQAPVSRPVLTLHHGPTDPAVGDMVQLLCEAQRGSPPVLYLFYLDEKIVGNHSAPCGGNASLLFPVKSEQDAGNYSCEAENGVSRERSEPKKLSLKGSQVLSTPTSSNWLVPWLPASLLGMMVIAAALLVYLRPWRKAGPLPSQLPPPAPGGEQCPLYANVHHQKEKDEGVVYSVVHRTSKRSEARPAEFAAERKFYHLCRGEMPAAQ is encoded by the exons TTCcctgtgttgggaaaactg CCTGGCTGTACCTCCAAGCCTGGCCAAACCCTGTGTTTGAAGGCGATGCCCTGACTCTGCAATGTCAGGGGTGGAAGAATACACCACTGTCTCAGGTGAAGTTCTACAGAGATGGAAAATTCCTTCATTTCTCTAAGGAGAACCAGACTCTGTCCATGGGGGCAGCAACAGTGCAGAGCCGTGGCCAGTACAGCTGCACTGGGCAGGTGTGGTATATTCCACAGACATTCACACTAACTTCAGAGACTACCATGGTTCAAGTCCAAG AGCTGTTCCCACCTCCTGTGCTGAGTGCTGCCCCCTCTCCTGAGCCCCGAGAGGGTAGCCTGGTGACCCTGAGATGTCAGACAAAGCTGCATCCCCTGAGGTCAGCCTTGAGGCTCCTTTTCTCCTTCTACAAGGACAGCCACACCTTGCAGGACAGGGGCCCTCACCCAGAACTCTGCATCCCAGGAGTCAAGGAGGGAGACTCTGGGCTTTACTGGTGTGAGGTGGCCACCGAGGGTGGCCAGGTCCAGAAGCAGAGCCCCCAGCTGGAGGTCAGAGTGCAGG CTCCTGTGTCCCGTCCTGTGCTCACTCTGCACCACGGACCCACTGACCCTGCTGTGGGGGACATGGTGCAGCTCCTCTGTGAGGCCCAGAGGGGCTCCCCTCCAGTCCTGTACTTGTTCTACCTTGATGAGAAGATTGTGGGGAACCACTCAGCTCCCTGTGGTGGAAAcgcctccctcctcttcccagtGAAGTCAGAGCAGGATGCTGGGAACTACTCCTGCGAGGCTGAGAACGGTGTCTCCAGAGAGAGGAGTGAGCCCAAGAAGCTCTCCCTGAAGG GTTCTCAAGTCTTGTCCACTCCCACCAGCAGCAACTGGCTGGTTCCTTGGCTGCCTGCGAGCCTGCTTGGCATGATGGTCATTGCTGCTGCACTTCTGGTTTATTTGAGACCCTGGAGAAAAGCTG GGCCCCTTCCATCCCAGCTacctcccccagctccaggtggAGAGCAGTGCCCACTATATGCCAATG TGCATCaccagaaagagaaagatgaaggtGTTGTCTACTCTGTGGTGCATAGAACCTCAAAGAGGAGTGAAG CCAGGCCTGCTGAGTTTGCCGCGGAGAGAAAG TTCTATCATCTATGCAGAGGTGAGATGCCTGCAGCCCAGTGA
- the FCRL6 gene encoding Fc receptor-like protein 6 isoform X11, with translation MNVAIFRTGPMLLWMAVLLFVPCVGKTAWLYLQAWPNPVFEGDALTLQCQGWKNTPLSQVKFYRDGKFLHFSKENQTLSMGAATVQSRGQYSCTGQVWYIPQTFTLTSETTMVQVQELFPPPVLSAAPSPEPREGSLVTLRCQTKLHPLRSALRLLFSFYKDSHTLQDRGPHPELCIPGVKEGDSGLYWCEVATEGGQVQKQSPQLEVRVQAPVSRPVLTLHHGPTDPAVGDMVQLLCEAQRGSPPVLYLFYLDEKIVGNHSAPCGGNASLLFPVKSEQDAGNYSCEAENGVSRERSEPKKLSLKGSQVLSTPTSSNWLVPWLPASLLGMMVIAAALLVYLRPWRKAGPLPSQLPPPAPGGEQCPLYANVHHQKEKDEGVVYSVVHRTSKRSEGQFYHLCRGEMPAAQ, from the exons TTCcctgtgttgggaaaactg CCTGGCTGTACCTCCAAGCCTGGCCAAACCCTGTGTTTGAAGGCGATGCCCTGACTCTGCAATGTCAGGGGTGGAAGAATACACCACTGTCTCAGGTGAAGTTCTACAGAGATGGAAAATTCCTTCATTTCTCTAAGGAGAACCAGACTCTGTCCATGGGGGCAGCAACAGTGCAGAGCCGTGGCCAGTACAGCTGCACTGGGCAGGTGTGGTATATTCCACAGACATTCACACTAACTTCAGAGACTACCATGGTTCAAGTCCAAG AGCTGTTCCCACCTCCTGTGCTGAGTGCTGCCCCCTCTCCTGAGCCCCGAGAGGGTAGCCTGGTGACCCTGAGATGTCAGACAAAGCTGCATCCCCTGAGGTCAGCCTTGAGGCTCCTTTTCTCCTTCTACAAGGACAGCCACACCTTGCAGGACAGGGGCCCTCACCCAGAACTCTGCATCCCAGGAGTCAAGGAGGGAGACTCTGGGCTTTACTGGTGTGAGGTGGCCACCGAGGGTGGCCAGGTCCAGAAGCAGAGCCCCCAGCTGGAGGTCAGAGTGCAGG CTCCTGTGTCCCGTCCTGTGCTCACTCTGCACCACGGACCCACTGACCCTGCTGTGGGGGACATGGTGCAGCTCCTCTGTGAGGCCCAGAGGGGCTCCCCTCCAGTCCTGTACTTGTTCTACCTTGATGAGAAGATTGTGGGGAACCACTCAGCTCCCTGTGGTGGAAAcgcctccctcctcttcccagtGAAGTCAGAGCAGGATGCTGGGAACTACTCCTGCGAGGCTGAGAACGGTGTCTCCAGAGAGAGGAGTGAGCCCAAGAAGCTCTCCCTGAAGG GTTCTCAAGTCTTGTCCACTCCCACCAGCAGCAACTGGCTGGTTCCTTGGCTGCCTGCGAGCCTGCTTGGCATGATGGTCATTGCTGCTGCACTTCTGGTTTATTTGAGACCCTGGAGAAAAGCTG GGCCCCTTCCATCCCAGCTacctcccccagctccaggtggAGAGCAGTGCCCACTATATGCCAATG TGCATCaccagaaagagaaagatgaaggtGTTGTCTACTCTGTGGTGCATAGAACCTCAAAGAGGAGTGAAG GACAGTTCTATCATCTATGCAGAGGTGAGATGCCTGCAGCCCAGTGA
- the FCRL6 gene encoding Fc receptor-like protein 6 isoform X24 — translation MLPSLVTDGTCNSRAALFLCLAAWLYLQAWPNPVFEGDALTLQCQGWKNTPLSQVKFYRDGKFLHFSKENQTLSMGAATVQSRGQYSCTGQVWYIPQTFTLTSETTMVQVQELFPPPVLSAAPSPEPREGSLVTLRCQTKLHPLRSALRLLFSFYKDSHTLQDRGPHPELCIPGVKEGDSGLYWCEVATEGGQVQKQSPQLEVRVQAPVSRPVLTLHHGPTDPAVGDMVQLLCEAQRGSPPVLYLFYLDEKIVGNHSAPCGGNASLLFPVKSEQDAGNYSCEAENGVSRERSEPKKLSLKGSQVLSTPTSSNWLVPWLPASLLGMMVIAAALLVYLRPWRKAGPLPSQLPPPAPGGEQCPLYANVHHQKEKDEGVVYSVVHRTSKRSEARPAEFAAERKFYHLCRGEMPAAQ, via the exons tgaccGATGGGACCTGCAACTCCAGGGCTGCCCTGTTCCTCTGTCTCGCAGCCTGGCTGTACCTCCAAGCCTGGCCAAACCCTGTGTTTGAAGGCGATGCCCTGACTCTGCAATGTCAGGGGTGGAAGAATACACCACTGTCTCAGGTGAAGTTCTACAGAGATGGAAAATTCCTTCATTTCTCTAAGGAGAACCAGACTCTGTCCATGGGGGCAGCAACAGTGCAGAGCCGTGGCCAGTACAGCTGCACTGGGCAGGTGTGGTATATTCCACAGACATTCACACTAACTTCAGAGACTACCATGGTTCAAGTCCAAG AGCTGTTCCCACCTCCTGTGCTGAGTGCTGCCCCCTCTCCTGAGCCCCGAGAGGGTAGCCTGGTGACCCTGAGATGTCAGACAAAGCTGCATCCCCTGAGGTCAGCCTTGAGGCTCCTTTTCTCCTTCTACAAGGACAGCCACACCTTGCAGGACAGGGGCCCTCACCCAGAACTCTGCATCCCAGGAGTCAAGGAGGGAGACTCTGGGCTTTACTGGTGTGAGGTGGCCACCGAGGGTGGCCAGGTCCAGAAGCAGAGCCCCCAGCTGGAGGTCAGAGTGCAGG CTCCTGTGTCCCGTCCTGTGCTCACTCTGCACCACGGACCCACTGACCCTGCTGTGGGGGACATGGTGCAGCTCCTCTGTGAGGCCCAGAGGGGCTCCCCTCCAGTCCTGTACTTGTTCTACCTTGATGAGAAGATTGTGGGGAACCACTCAGCTCCCTGTGGTGGAAAcgcctccctcctcttcccagtGAAGTCAGAGCAGGATGCTGGGAACTACTCCTGCGAGGCTGAGAACGGTGTCTCCAGAGAGAGGAGTGAGCCCAAGAAGCTCTCCCTGAAGG GTTCTCAAGTCTTGTCCACTCCCACCAGCAGCAACTGGCTGGTTCCTTGGCTGCCTGCGAGCCTGCTTGGCATGATGGTCATTGCTGCTGCACTTCTGGTTTATTTGAGACCCTGGAGAAAAGCTG GGCCCCTTCCATCCCAGCTacctcccccagctccaggtggAGAGCAGTGCCCACTATATGCCAATG TGCATCaccagaaagagaaagatgaaggtGTTGTCTACTCTGTGGTGCATAGAACCTCAAAGAGGAGTGAAG CCAGGCCTGCTGAGTTTGCCGCGGAGAGAAAG TTCTATCATCTATGCAGAGGTGAGATGCCTGCAGCCCAGTGA
- the FCRL6 gene encoding Fc receptor-like protein 6 isoform X13, with protein MNVAIFRTGPMLLWMAVLLFVPCVGKTAWLYLQAWPNPVFEGDALTLQCQGWKNTPLSQVKFYRDGKFLHFSKENQTLSMGAATVQSRGQYSCTGQVWYIPQTFTLTSETTMVQVQELFPPPVLSAAPSPEPREGSLVTLRCQTKLHPLRSALRLLFSFYKDSHTLQDRGPHPELCIPGVKEGDSGLYWCEVATEGGQVQKQSPQLEVRVQAPVSRPVLTLHHGPTDPAVGDMVQLLCEAQRGSPPVLYLFYLDEKIVGNHSAPCGGNASLLFPVKSEQDAGNYSCEAENGVSRERSEPKKLSLKGSQVLSTPTSSNWLVPWLPASLLGMMVIAAALLVYLRPWRKAGPLPSQLPPPAPGGEQCPLYANVHHQKEKDEGVVYSVVHRTSKRSEGE; from the exons TTCcctgtgttgggaaaactg CCTGGCTGTACCTCCAAGCCTGGCCAAACCCTGTGTTTGAAGGCGATGCCCTGACTCTGCAATGTCAGGGGTGGAAGAATACACCACTGTCTCAGGTGAAGTTCTACAGAGATGGAAAATTCCTTCATTTCTCTAAGGAGAACCAGACTCTGTCCATGGGGGCAGCAACAGTGCAGAGCCGTGGCCAGTACAGCTGCACTGGGCAGGTGTGGTATATTCCACAGACATTCACACTAACTTCAGAGACTACCATGGTTCAAGTCCAAG AGCTGTTCCCACCTCCTGTGCTGAGTGCTGCCCCCTCTCCTGAGCCCCGAGAGGGTAGCCTGGTGACCCTGAGATGTCAGACAAAGCTGCATCCCCTGAGGTCAGCCTTGAGGCTCCTTTTCTCCTTCTACAAGGACAGCCACACCTTGCAGGACAGGGGCCCTCACCCAGAACTCTGCATCCCAGGAGTCAAGGAGGGAGACTCTGGGCTTTACTGGTGTGAGGTGGCCACCGAGGGTGGCCAGGTCCAGAAGCAGAGCCCCCAGCTGGAGGTCAGAGTGCAGG CTCCTGTGTCCCGTCCTGTGCTCACTCTGCACCACGGACCCACTGACCCTGCTGTGGGGGACATGGTGCAGCTCCTCTGTGAGGCCCAGAGGGGCTCCCCTCCAGTCCTGTACTTGTTCTACCTTGATGAGAAGATTGTGGGGAACCACTCAGCTCCCTGTGGTGGAAAcgcctccctcctcttcccagtGAAGTCAGAGCAGGATGCTGGGAACTACTCCTGCGAGGCTGAGAACGGTGTCTCCAGAGAGAGGAGTGAGCCCAAGAAGCTCTCCCTGAAGG GTTCTCAAGTCTTGTCCACTCCCACCAGCAGCAACTGGCTGGTTCCTTGGCTGCCTGCGAGCCTGCTTGGCATGATGGTCATTGCTGCTGCACTTCTGGTTTATTTGAGACCCTGGAGAAAAGCTG GGCCCCTTCCATCCCAGCTacctcccccagctccaggtggAGAGCAGTGCCCACTATATGCCAATG TGCATCaccagaaagagaaagatgaaggtGTTGTCTACTCTGTGGTGCATAGAACCTCAAAGAGGAGTGAAGGTGAGTGA
- the FCRL6 gene encoding Fc receptor-like protein 6 isoform X16 has translation MLPSLGQAPCCSGWLAALFLCLAAWLYLQAWPNPVFEGDALTLQCQGWKNTPLSQVKFYRDGKFLHFSKENQTLSMGAATVQSRGQYSCTGQVWYIPQTFTLTSETTMVQVQELFPPPVLSAAPSPEPREGSLVTLRCQTKLHPLRSALRLLFSFYKDSHTLQDRGPHPELCIPGVKEGDSGLYWCEVATEGGQVQKQSPQLEVRVQAPVSRPVLTLHHGPTDPAVGDMVQLLCEAQRGSPPVLYLFYLDEKIVGNHSAPCGGNASLLFPVKSEQDAGNYSCEAENGVSRERSEPKKLSLKGSQVLSTPTSSNWLVPWLPASLLGMMVIAAALLVYLRPWRKAGPLPSQLPPPAPGGEQCPLYANVHHQKEKDEGVVYSVVHRTSKRSEGE, from the exons GGCTGCCCTGTTCCTCTGTCTCGCAGCCTGGCTGTACCTCCAAGCCTGGCCAAACCCTGTGTTTGAAGGCGATGCCCTGACTCTGCAATGTCAGGGGTGGAAGAATACACCACTGTCTCAGGTGAAGTTCTACAGAGATGGAAAATTCCTTCATTTCTCTAAGGAGAACCAGACTCTGTCCATGGGGGCAGCAACAGTGCAGAGCCGTGGCCAGTACAGCTGCACTGGGCAGGTGTGGTATATTCCACAGACATTCACACTAACTTCAGAGACTACCATGGTTCAAGTCCAAG AGCTGTTCCCACCTCCTGTGCTGAGTGCTGCCCCCTCTCCTGAGCCCCGAGAGGGTAGCCTGGTGACCCTGAGATGTCAGACAAAGCTGCATCCCCTGAGGTCAGCCTTGAGGCTCCTTTTCTCCTTCTACAAGGACAGCCACACCTTGCAGGACAGGGGCCCTCACCCAGAACTCTGCATCCCAGGAGTCAAGGAGGGAGACTCTGGGCTTTACTGGTGTGAGGTGGCCACCGAGGGTGGCCAGGTCCAGAAGCAGAGCCCCCAGCTGGAGGTCAGAGTGCAGG CTCCTGTGTCCCGTCCTGTGCTCACTCTGCACCACGGACCCACTGACCCTGCTGTGGGGGACATGGTGCAGCTCCTCTGTGAGGCCCAGAGGGGCTCCCCTCCAGTCCTGTACTTGTTCTACCTTGATGAGAAGATTGTGGGGAACCACTCAGCTCCCTGTGGTGGAAAcgcctccctcctcttcccagtGAAGTCAGAGCAGGATGCTGGGAACTACTCCTGCGAGGCTGAGAACGGTGTCTCCAGAGAGAGGAGTGAGCCCAAGAAGCTCTCCCTGAAGG GTTCTCAAGTCTTGTCCACTCCCACCAGCAGCAACTGGCTGGTTCCTTGGCTGCCTGCGAGCCTGCTTGGCATGATGGTCATTGCTGCTGCACTTCTGGTTTATTTGAGACCCTGGAGAAAAGCTG GGCCCCTTCCATCCCAGCTacctcccccagctccaggtggAGAGCAGTGCCCACTATATGCCAATG TGCATCaccagaaagagaaagatgaaggtGTTGTCTACTCTGTGGTGCATAGAACCTCAAAGAGGAGTGAAGGTGAGTGA
- the FCRL6 gene encoding Fc receptor-like protein 6 isoform X15 — translation MLPSLGPMLLWMAVLLFVPCVGKTAWLYLQAWPNPVFEGDALTLQCQGWKNTPLSQVKFYRDGKFLHFSKENQTLSMGAATVQSRGQYSCTGQVWYIPQTFTLTSETTMVQVQELFPPPVLSAAPSPEPREGSLVTLRCQTKLHPLRSALRLLFSFYKDSHTLQDRGPHPELCIPGVKEGDSGLYWCEVATEGGQVQKQSPQLEVRVQAPVSRPVLTLHHGPTDPAVGDMVQLLCEAQRGSPPVLYLFYLDEKIVGNHSAPCGGNASLLFPVKSEQDAGNYSCEAENGVSRERSEPKKLSLKGSQVLSTPTSSNWLVPWLPASLLGMMVIAAALLVYLRPWRKAGPLPSQLPPPAPGGEQCPLYANVHHQKEKDEGVVYSVVHRTSKRSEGE, via the exons TTCcctgtgttgggaaaactg CCTGGCTGTACCTCCAAGCCTGGCCAAACCCTGTGTTTGAAGGCGATGCCCTGACTCTGCAATGTCAGGGGTGGAAGAATACACCACTGTCTCAGGTGAAGTTCTACAGAGATGGAAAATTCCTTCATTTCTCTAAGGAGAACCAGACTCTGTCCATGGGGGCAGCAACAGTGCAGAGCCGTGGCCAGTACAGCTGCACTGGGCAGGTGTGGTATATTCCACAGACATTCACACTAACTTCAGAGACTACCATGGTTCAAGTCCAAG AGCTGTTCCCACCTCCTGTGCTGAGTGCTGCCCCCTCTCCTGAGCCCCGAGAGGGTAGCCTGGTGACCCTGAGATGTCAGACAAAGCTGCATCCCCTGAGGTCAGCCTTGAGGCTCCTTTTCTCCTTCTACAAGGACAGCCACACCTTGCAGGACAGGGGCCCTCACCCAGAACTCTGCATCCCAGGAGTCAAGGAGGGAGACTCTGGGCTTTACTGGTGTGAGGTGGCCACCGAGGGTGGCCAGGTCCAGAAGCAGAGCCCCCAGCTGGAGGTCAGAGTGCAGG CTCCTGTGTCCCGTCCTGTGCTCACTCTGCACCACGGACCCACTGACCCTGCTGTGGGGGACATGGTGCAGCTCCTCTGTGAGGCCCAGAGGGGCTCCCCTCCAGTCCTGTACTTGTTCTACCTTGATGAGAAGATTGTGGGGAACCACTCAGCTCCCTGTGGTGGAAAcgcctccctcctcttcccagtGAAGTCAGAGCAGGATGCTGGGAACTACTCCTGCGAGGCTGAGAACGGTGTCTCCAGAGAGAGGAGTGAGCCCAAGAAGCTCTCCCTGAAGG GTTCTCAAGTCTTGTCCACTCCCACCAGCAGCAACTGGCTGGTTCCTTGGCTGCCTGCGAGCCTGCTTGGCATGATGGTCATTGCTGCTGCACTTCTGGTTTATTTGAGACCCTGGAGAAAAGCTG GGCCCCTTCCATCCCAGCTacctcccccagctccaggtggAGAGCAGTGCCCACTATATGCCAATG TGCATCaccagaaagagaaagatgaaggtGTTGTCTACTCTGTGGTGCATAGAACCTCAAAGAGGAGTGAAGGTGAGTGA
- the FCRL6 gene encoding Fc receptor-like protein 6 isoform X25, with protein sequence MLPSLVTDGTCNSRAALFLCLAAWLYLQAWPNPVFEGDALTLQCQGWKNTPLSQVKFYRDGKFLHFSKENQTLSMGAATVQSRGQYSCTGQVWYIPQTFTLTSETTMVQVQELFPPPVLSAAPSPEPREGSLVTLRCQTKLHPLRSALRLLFSFYKDSHTLQDRGPHPELCIPGVKEGDSGLYWCEVATEGGQVQKQSPQLEVRVQAPVSRPVLTLHHGPTDPAVGDMVQLLCEAQRGSPPVLYLFYLDEKIVGNHSAPCGGNASLLFPVKSEQDAGNYSCEAENGVSRERSEPKKLSLKGSQVLSTPTSSNWLVPWLPASLLGMMVIAAALLVYLRPWRKAGPLPSQLPPPAPGGEQCPLYANVHHQKEKDEGVVYSVVHRTSKRSEGE encoded by the exons tgaccGATGGGACCTGCAACTCCAGGGCTGCCCTGTTCCTCTGTCTCGCAGCCTGGCTGTACCTCCAAGCCTGGCCAAACCCTGTGTTTGAAGGCGATGCCCTGACTCTGCAATGTCAGGGGTGGAAGAATACACCACTGTCTCAGGTGAAGTTCTACAGAGATGGAAAATTCCTTCATTTCTCTAAGGAGAACCAGACTCTGTCCATGGGGGCAGCAACAGTGCAGAGCCGTGGCCAGTACAGCTGCACTGGGCAGGTGTGGTATATTCCACAGACATTCACACTAACTTCAGAGACTACCATGGTTCAAGTCCAAG AGCTGTTCCCACCTCCTGTGCTGAGTGCTGCCCCCTCTCCTGAGCCCCGAGAGGGTAGCCTGGTGACCCTGAGATGTCAGACAAAGCTGCATCCCCTGAGGTCAGCCTTGAGGCTCCTTTTCTCCTTCTACAAGGACAGCCACACCTTGCAGGACAGGGGCCCTCACCCAGAACTCTGCATCCCAGGAGTCAAGGAGGGAGACTCTGGGCTTTACTGGTGTGAGGTGGCCACCGAGGGTGGCCAGGTCCAGAAGCAGAGCCCCCAGCTGGAGGTCAGAGTGCAGG CTCCTGTGTCCCGTCCTGTGCTCACTCTGCACCACGGACCCACTGACCCTGCTGTGGGGGACATGGTGCAGCTCCTCTGTGAGGCCCAGAGGGGCTCCCCTCCAGTCCTGTACTTGTTCTACCTTGATGAGAAGATTGTGGGGAACCACTCAGCTCCCTGTGGTGGAAAcgcctccctcctcttcccagtGAAGTCAGAGCAGGATGCTGGGAACTACTCCTGCGAGGCTGAGAACGGTGTCTCCAGAGAGAGGAGTGAGCCCAAGAAGCTCTCCCTGAAGG GTTCTCAAGTCTTGTCCACTCCCACCAGCAGCAACTGGCTGGTTCCTTGGCTGCCTGCGAGCCTGCTTGGCATGATGGTCATTGCTGCTGCACTTCTGGTTTATTTGAGACCCTGGAGAAAAGCTG GGCCCCTTCCATCCCAGCTacctcccccagctccaggtggAGAGCAGTGCCCACTATATGCCAATG TGCATCaccagaaagagaaagatgaaggtGTTGTCTACTCTGTGGTGCATAGAACCTCAAAGAGGAGTGAAGGTGAGTGA
- the FCRL6 gene encoding Fc receptor-like protein 6 isoform X14, which produces MNVAIFRPHAALDGCAALWAALFLCLAAWLYLQAWPNPVFEGDALTLQCQGWKNTPLSQVKFYRDGKFLHFSKENQTLSMGAATVQSRGQYSCTGQVWYIPQTFTLTSETTMVQVQELFPPPVLSAAPSPEPREGSLVTLRCQTKLHPLRSALRLLFSFYKDSHTLQDRGPHPELCIPGVKEGDSGLYWCEVATEGGQVQKQSPQLEVRVQAPVSRPVLTLHHGPTDPAVGDMVQLLCEAQRGSPPVLYLFYLDEKIVGNHSAPCGGNASLLFPVKSEQDAGNYSCEAENGVSRERSEPKKLSLKGSQVLSTPTSSNWLVPWLPASLLGMMVIAAALLVYLRPWRKAGPLPSQLPPPAPGGEQCPLYANVHHQKEKDEGVVYSVVHRTSKRSEGE; this is translated from the exons GGCTGCCCTGTTCCTCTGTCTCGCAGCCTGGCTGTACCTCCAAGCCTGGCCAAACCCTGTGTTTGAAGGCGATGCCCTGACTCTGCAATGTCAGGGGTGGAAGAATACACCACTGTCTCAGGTGAAGTTCTACAGAGATGGAAAATTCCTTCATTTCTCTAAGGAGAACCAGACTCTGTCCATGGGGGCAGCAACAGTGCAGAGCCGTGGCCAGTACAGCTGCACTGGGCAGGTGTGGTATATTCCACAGACATTCACACTAACTTCAGAGACTACCATGGTTCAAGTCCAAG AGCTGTTCCCACCTCCTGTGCTGAGTGCTGCCCCCTCTCCTGAGCCCCGAGAGGGTAGCCTGGTGACCCTGAGATGTCAGACAAAGCTGCATCCCCTGAGGTCAGCCTTGAGGCTCCTTTTCTCCTTCTACAAGGACAGCCACACCTTGCAGGACAGGGGCCCTCACCCAGAACTCTGCATCCCAGGAGTCAAGGAGGGAGACTCTGGGCTTTACTGGTGTGAGGTGGCCACCGAGGGTGGCCAGGTCCAGAAGCAGAGCCCCCAGCTGGAGGTCAGAGTGCAGG CTCCTGTGTCCCGTCCTGTGCTCACTCTGCACCACGGACCCACTGACCCTGCTGTGGGGGACATGGTGCAGCTCCTCTGTGAGGCCCAGAGGGGCTCCCCTCCAGTCCTGTACTTGTTCTACCTTGATGAGAAGATTGTGGGGAACCACTCAGCTCCCTGTGGTGGAAAcgcctccctcctcttcccagtGAAGTCAGAGCAGGATGCTGGGAACTACTCCTGCGAGGCTGAGAACGGTGTCTCCAGAGAGAGGAGTGAGCCCAAGAAGCTCTCCCTGAAGG GTTCTCAAGTCTTGTCCACTCCCACCAGCAGCAACTGGCTGGTTCCTTGGCTGCCTGCGAGCCTGCTTGGCATGATGGTCATTGCTGCTGCACTTCTGGTTTATTTGAGACCCTGGAGAAAAGCTG GGCCCCTTCCATCCCAGCTacctcccccagctccaggtggAGAGCAGTGCCCACTATATGCCAATG TGCATCaccagaaagagaaagatgaaggtGTTGTCTACTCTGTGGTGCATAGAACCTCAAAGAGGAGTGAAGGTGAGTGA